The Juglans regia cultivar Chandler chromosome 10, Walnut 2.0, whole genome shotgun sequence genome includes the window TAAAACAGAGGGAAGTTCATTAGAACTGGTCATTTGCTCAAAATCTTCTTCTAAATCAAATGTTGAATTGTCTGCTCAATAAGATAATGGAAAAGATTATGAAAGGATGCTCTACAACAAGTTCACTTCTTGGACTTCTTCTACCTCTTGGGGCTGCCTGCAGAAGTTAACAATGTTAGCTCCAATgtcatattttcaaaacttaattttaggACTCCATTTCTACAATTTATCAAAACATTTGAAGTGGTAAGAAATGGCCTTCCTAAAATTACAGGAGCGTGAAATATAGAATTGGCTGAAAGTTGCATGTcaagaatgataaaatctactGGGTAGTAGAACTTATCAACCTGAACTAAAACATCTTCTACTACCCCTTAAGGCATTTTTATAGCAATCCTGCTACAGGAGGGGCGTTGGTACTTTTTGAGGAATTGGCTTACATCAGcgatattatattaaaaaaaatcaaaatcaattttaaaagcAAATCAAACCCATCCAGCCAgcgccaaaaatctcaaaattcatAATTACCAGAATAGGCTTGTTGGATTGCCAGGAACTTTTTCTTTGCTTCTTCCACGAATTTTGAGTTCCCCGAAGctgaacaacaagaagaaaaatatgtttcttACAGCAAGGTTCTACAATTCACACAGTTTCTTGCATATCCTAGTAAAAATTTATCGTTTCTGAgcccttctctttttcttttacaggaAATCCTGTAAACCAAAATCCTCTTATAGTTagaaaattatcataaaaaCAGAAATTTTTTAATGATCCGGAAGGAACCCATATGTTCATTTGAGAAACTAAGCTCAAGAAAAGTTTTGTAGGAGatgtttttagatttaaaagaaGACCCATTTGATTGAATCATGAAGAAAAGCCTTTGAGAAAAGCTAACAAGAAAGGATTCCAACGCTAAGCAGTGCAAGTTTCTTATAAGCATTCCTAAGCTCCGACAGAGTGCATTCCTTTTTCATCCCTAGGACTGCATAGAAGTCGTCGattttctcttctctgtttTCCATTCTCCAATCCACCAAACAAACACACTGAACTCCTAAAGGATACGTATCAAACAATCTCGTAAACTCCAAAAGGATATGTATGCATATTATGAAACTTGGACTACACCTTTGTGGGTTGGAACACGGAACCTTAGCATTTGGTTTTCATGgcaaagaaagggagaggagagaagaaAATCAGGCTCAAGAACACTCCAAAAactagtctatttttatataagcattcACTTTTACatttattgcttttttttttttttggttattttcatAAGACTACAATAATTTAATATCCCCATTTTAACAATTAATTTCACTTCATTATCTGTTGACTGTGTGATAAGGACATGGACACGATGTGCGGTTGAGATTGCAGGGTGGATGGTCGTGTACACGGGGGTTCCCCAACCCAGGATGCGagtagagtttttatttttatatatctatctgCTAGCTACAGGGTAATCGAGGTGGGTTTCAACTCTCTTAGGCCAAGCTTTTCATACACAGTATAAGGCAGCAGGTTCACACTAGACCCTAAATCTAACAATGCATGACCAACTTTTGAGTTTCCAATTATGCGGGCAATAATGGGTGACCTGGGTCCTTATACTTGGGTGGGGTATTACTTTGTATGATTGCACTAACCTACTCCGTAAGGATAGCCTTCTTTTTCacaattaatttcttcttaatagtgcataaatcttttaaaaaatttccatAAGTGGGAATTTGCTAAATAGCATCTAATAGAGGTATGTTCATCCTTACTTGCAACACATCTAAGATCTTAGCATGATTCTTATCTTTGTGCAAAGAAGCTAACCTTGTAGGAAAAGGTGCAGGTGTGGGACAATAActtttttcagcttcaatttGAGGTGGGTTAGaaccaaagttttgaagtttgtacCATACCGGCCGGAATGGTCGAAATATACCATTTCTATGGTGTAGCCGGTACAGAGAAGGGTATTGTTTCTTACAGATCAAAATATCGGTCATTTCGGCCCGTACCAGCCTATATATCGGcctttacttttttcttctattttttttcatttcttaaaactgcaagctcatttttttaccTCCCAATTTAgaccagactatttataattaatatatataatttattcatatatagactattccgAAATGGTAATCGAAACGGTACCAGTACCGAAATAACTTGTTTCAAAGCCTAGACCGGAACGGTCaccagtacggtattcaaaacattggttagAACTCTTACCAGTGTTGTCTGACCTTGGAGTGTGAGTTTTCAGTACGCTACTACTCCTCAATGTGGTGGCAACTTTGACTAATTTAATGCTTGAACCTTCAACTGCATCAAAACTTGCTAGACTTGGTCTTGTGGATTTGGTTGTGGCTCTGCAGGGAATTTCCCTTTCTCTTGGATACTCAATGTTGTGATCAGTCTTGTAAGGGACCCCCTGATGTCATTGATGGCTTCTGAGTTCTAGTTATTGATTGTGGCTTGTCCTTTCATAAACTGTTGGAAGTTTACTTCCAGCTGCTAGACAGTATCCTCAAGATTTCTCTTCTATAACAAAGGTGCTTGTGCAAGGTATTGAGGAGGCCTTGGTGCTACTGGATTTGTGTTGGTTGCATACTGAGAGGGTCTAGGTGCATGGGGTGTCGAGTGAGCTGCTTGATCATTTCTCCAATTGAAGTTTGGGTGGTTCCTCCAGTTGGGGTTGTAAGTGTTGGAATATGGACCTGAAAAGGGTTTAGAAACCATATTAACAGTGTTGGATTGATCTAAGAGGACTTCTTTAAAATCTGGAATTGTAGGGCAATCATTAGTTGAATGCTCTTGATCCTCACATAGATTGCATTTTTCAGGCACTTTTTGTACAGCTTGtatttcatttacttttttcaaatcaatgGTTTCTAATTTCTTAGAAATCATTGATAATCTAACCTGTAGATCATCCACTTCCCTTAGGCTATATTTCCCTCCCACAGTTATGGTCTTTAAAGGATTAGCCCTATCATATACATCTAAAGTGTCCCATGATTGGGCATTTTCAGCCAGATAATCAAAGTACTCAAAGTCTTCTTTAAGTTCTTTGTTAAAgaattctccattgcacatTATTTCCACAAACTGCCTCATCTTGTGTTATAAACTCTCATAACAAAAACTTGTGATTCTCCAATTTTGACACTCATGATGAGGGCAAGCATTAAGTAAGTCTTTAAATCTCTCCCAGCATTGATAAAAGGTTTCGGTGTCCTTTTGAGCAAAATTCATGACTTGCCTTTTCAGTGCATTTGTTCTATGcatggaaaaaagaaattttagggATTCAGTTTGGATTTCCTGCCACGTTCCTATAGATTTGGCCACAAAGAGTTCAACCATGTTTTGGCTTTGTCTTTCAAGGAGAATGGGAACAATTTTAGCCTGATTACTTCCTCATTGCAAGTCTGATCCATGAAAGTTGAACAAATCTCCTCAAATTCATTAATGTGTAAATAAGGGTTTTCAGATTTCATTCCATGAAAATGAGGTATCAAGGGAATCATGTCAGATTTGAAGTTAAAGTTATTTGCATTCAGAGGTTGGATTATGCACGAGGGTGAGCTGGTCCTAATAGGTTGTAAGTAATCTCTAGGAATTCTATTATGGTTGTAagtaaattgaataaaatattattaaatattattttttaataatattttatttaatttttaattttaattttaacttattttatctcatctgaatttactgatttttatgaaaaattaccaGCCGAGTCAGGTCAGCGTGCAATTTCAGgataaggaaaaaagaagaagctatACGTGTCGTAGATTTAACTGCTAAAATTCCCAGACAGTTGAACGTGTCTACCTTGGACGCAACTCTATTCCTTCATAACCTCTGCCTATTTGACATGGAAATGGCCGTTGTTTTGTGCCCAACTCATGTAGTGATTTAGAAGACGCCGTATTCTTCTGCAGCCATTTCAACGGCAAAATCTTTTCAGAGGTCAGCGAGCTTTACGTTTCATGGACTTCAATAATCTTTCTTCCCACCTCTTACCATCCTTTCtttgtcatttcttttatgAGTACAAATTGAGCATTCTCAAACATTCTAACTGAAGCTTGATGTAATGTTAGGAGAGTTAAATGTGCTCTAAAGTCGGTTTCAATCTACAATTAAAGcattttggaaaagaaagcTTAAATTTTCCTTCTCGTGTCGAAGTGTAAGAATCTTTTGTGAGGGTTGTTATTGTGTCTCTTTAAGGTGGATGCTGGTGGGAGGAATGATAGAAACTGTAGAACATAGAATTTTGTGGGTCAGATAGCATCAATCCTATGTCATAAGCTCTTTTCCCCCCTTTTCCTGGTCCGTGAGTTCTTCAAATTGcttatggggggggggggggttctcggtttttttatggtaaataagtgaaaatgaaaacaagagtGAAAAATTCAATAGAAACAGAATTGAGCGAATAAAATCTGGAAAAAAGTTCGATGATAAGAGAATCGAAACAAGGGGAGTTAAGACGATGGTGTTAGCGGGAAACAAATTGCTGCATAAGGATGCGAGTCCTAATGATTAACATGGTTTTTATGCTACTTGGAAGCATGGGCTTATTGAAGGACAATGGATGTCCATGTTCTGCAATAGTGGCATGCTTTTTTTACGCTCCCCGCCCGCATTTTAATCAAGTTTGACTAAGTTGATGggtttttattctttcttacTAGGAAGTTTACTATCTAGTGTTTCATATGCAAATTTTTGTGGTAATGTATCTCAGGCttagtaattatatttatggattCACAGCATAAAGCTTCTGTACAAGTTGTAGACTGCTGCAAGTGGAAGATGCACGAGTGATGGCATCAAATTTTATCTCAGCCCATGAAGAAATATATAGAGAGTTTTATCAACCAGCCCTCATAATTGCAGGATGCTCTGTACTTGTAGCATTGATCCTCTCCATCTATCTCATTCTCCAACATCTCAGATCATACACCAATCCTGCTGTTAGTCTGTTTCTGCAATAAGCATCCTAACCATTCTATGCAATGCCCTGCTTTTATATCAATCAACTTGTGTTTCTTCTCATTTCATACTAGCTGTGTGATGCTGAAATTTATGGTTTTTGATCTAttggtttttcttgaataaaatttaagaaatgggcaaaatcatttcattaaaactaAACAGCTCTATACAAGAGCATAGCATGTTTATCCGTTAATGCATACTGTTGATAGTATTCCTAAATGCATCCTATTGACTGGATCTGTCGGCACTGATGGTGCTCAAACAGTTTCATCATTTAcccataaaacattattacAATGGTTTTTCATTGCGATTAACATGCTTTTGTGCCCAGAAAGGATCAAAATgtcttttaatttagaaaaattcaaGGCTGGGCCCTGCAAATGTCAATTTTGATGTGTATCATGCTTTCATACTCGAGATTCTACAATACTTACGGTCTCAATTTCTCTTTGTCCAACAATATATGCCTTAGTGCTTATGGAAACATTCATAAATCCATAAATTGAGTTTAAGAAAATGGAAGTTATAATTTAGATAAAAGATTTACTCTgtcttatttgatttttatccAGGAACAAAAATGGATTGTCGCTATTGTTTTCATGGTTCCCATCTATGCCGATGAGTCAGTGAGGTTCTATCTATCTGAAAGGAAATTTTAACCCGTTATATCGCAATCTGGAAATGGCATTTGCAATTTCATGTCGTGATTCACTTATGTTATTTTGATGACTTTGATTATTTAACCATGTGGCTTTTAATGGTTTCTTATGTTTTACTGTCCAGATAATATCCTTGTTGTTTCCAAGGTTGTCTCTTGCATGTGACATTCTGAGAAACTGCTATGAAGCGTTTGCCTTGTATTCTTTTGGGAGTTATTTGGTTGCTTGCCTGGGTAAGCTACAAATTTCTGTGATGATCTAGGTACATTCATGAAGTCTGACCTCCATGCAATTGTGACATTTTCACTATCTCCTCCTTCTTTATAACTTTAGTATCCTTGTGCATGAATATTTTCCTTAGAGGATTTGATTAATGgtttataatatccaaaaacATTTGGAAAATTCATTGGATTTTAACATATAGCTGTTAGATTTATATTGTTAAGTGCTGTAAGTTCGATGGGATGCATCTTTAACTGTATTGACTAGTGTTGCaataattatgtttcttttagATGCGAAGAGTGTGTGAATAAATATTCTTGAATTTATGTGCATGAATTTATATGTGATGAAAGGAGATTGATCGAAGAGAAAATGTTATCTTTGTGTGATATAACATTAGCATCTTTGCATTAGATCACACTTCGTGAAGTTATATTCTGCCAAGTTTCTaatgaagattttttcttgaaatcaaAACTTTGGTAGGTGGTGAAAGTATGGTCATAGAACTACTCGAAAATAATTCAAGGAAACAGCTTGGCAAACGACTGTTAGAAGGGGCAGATGAGAATCATTCAGTGCAGCAAAAGTCCTTCAGAAACTTCTTCTTTCAACCTTGCATTCTTGGGAAAGACTTGCTTGTGATAATTAAATTCGGCCTTGTGCAATATGTGAGTCCCTATATTTTCTTAATGCATGGTTTGAACTGACTATTTAAGATTCTAATGATTTCTCAATAGACCAGATGATTCTGAAGACAGTTTGTGCTTTCTTAGCTTTCTTGTTGGAAATCTTTGGTGTTTATGGTGATGGGGAATTCAAGTGGTTCTATGGGTATGTATTTCTTATGCAAGTCTAACATTGTATCAGTTTTATTATGGTACATCACTAAATATAACCTTGCTGTTAATTCTGTTTTGGGCATTATCTAGTATATTTCATGCATGCACCCTTATGCTAGTCTTATCCTGTTTGGTGTTTGccaaaattttctcaactttttcatttgatCCTTAGTAATTTCATGTATTAAAGcatattgatttgttttttcattttgttggtAGAAAGCAATGGTCAAGCCCCAAGAATTTCTAggatgattttgttctgttttctcAGTGTTAAAAAATCTTATAGCGGGATAGAATACATTGTTCTGCCTTATGTTTGTTCACTCCGAATGTTGATacactcatattttttatatccataTACACAAAGGTATTTTATAGCATGGCAGAATACAATGTTCAACAGGGTTATCCTTTGCTAATTGTTGTTGCGACACTGTCATATCGCAGTTATCCATATATGGCAGTGGTATTAAACTTCAGTCAGATGTGGGCATTGTATTGCCTTGTGAAGTTCTATAATGTAACTCATGAAAGACTTCAGTCAATAAAGCCACTTGCAAAGTTCATCAGCTTCAAGGCCATTGTTTTTGCCACTTGGTGGCAAGGTGTGGGTATCGCACTATTGAGTGCATTTGGAGTGCTGCCAAAGGAGGTGAAAGTACAAGCTGGACTGCAGAATTTCTTGATTTGTATAGAAGTAAGTTGCTTCCATTGCTGTGGTATTCTAAACTCCATTTTATTCCTTAGAAATCATTGTTCTTTATAGATACCCTCTTTTATAAGCAATGCTATATTAATAATGTCAAATTACAAGATGAGGAGTTGGGGGACCCCAACAAATATCTCCATTGCAATTCTCTATGGATAACTTTCCAATAATTcctaattgataatatatagtacCCAAATCAACTACAATGAGGGCAGTCTAGCATATACTCTTATGTGACCTTCATCAATCCAAAATGGACCTCCATCAATCTAAAGTATTTATTAGTTCCaaaccctaggggttggctcaagtggtaaaggccttgggcttgggggtgtGCTCCCcttaggtctaaggttcaaatcttcttggatgcaaacaatctctTAGTACCATCGGACTAgaggattttccccttgaattacccaaggtgcacttgtgggaaactcattgccgagggcctgtgcatctctgggattagtcgggatgctgttcCTGGACAGCCGgtgccaaataaaaaaaaaaaagtatttattagTTCCATTTCTGGCTGTAGTCACCCGTCAGGAATGGAAAATTAGGATCTTAGGAGGAAAGGGGCACACTGATTCATCTACTTGTTAGTCATTAGTTGAGTTCAGATAAGGCACTGTGCTGGGAGGTTATTTCTTTCTAATAAAAGGTActttgttgtattgtttttatttaggtTGTTGCTGATCATAACCAGTCCAGTAGGTTGTCCTTGTGCAGCATATACTGTGGTTGAGATAACATAATGAACATAGCATCATATTGGCTTGTTGGTTTTTCTTGCCATGATCATACAGTTATCTCTCTTTCATGGCAGATGGCCATTGCAGCTATCGCTCATGTGTATGTTTTCTCGGCGGAACCATACCAGTTCCTCCCTGTCTCCGAGAATGGGAGAGTCACTACTAAAACATCCAAAGAAGCACTGAAGTTAGAGAAAGGTCCTGAGGAGAAACCAGCCATGCTTGAAAGGACAGAAACTAAGGTCAACGCTCCCGGAACAAGTGTCACCGAGAGTGTTCAGGACATTGTTCTCGAAGGCGGTCAACATGTAAGTTCAGCCTGAGCTATGATCGATCGTCTAATTAATTGTTTTCAACCTGCCTTGAAATCACATTTACACAGACACTCTGAAAGCAGGTTGTCAAAGATGTTGTACTGACCATTAATCAAGCAATAGGGCCAGTGGAAAAGGGTGTGACAAAAATCCAGGAGAGGTTCCACCGCAAATCAGTGAGTTCGGATGGCcaagaagaagagtcagaacTAGAAGTAGAGCAACACGTTGACAATAATCTTTagagaaatttaaaagttatgtATGCGTCTCCCTCAATTTGAATCTAATCACATTTTCTTCGGTATCACATTCACAGTTTTATTGGCTTAagaaaaattactttattaaaaattaaaaaattacaaatattattcttCTTTGGGTTAACTTACTTTTCTTGGtcacttttttactttttttttcttttaaaatagaaaagaaaataaaagaaatatggtTACATTATCCATTTGAAAATTGTTAAGAGGTACACTGGACTTCTTTCGTAGTTTGGTGATGATTACCAAAATTGGTAGTTTAGGATTGTGAATCCAAATGATATGGTAGTTTGAGAGggtcatatatatgtatttttccaTTATATGTGACGAGATTGCATTCTCGTACCGGCATAACaatcacataatataaatagaaataatatttacagttataggGATGGCGGGATGAAATTTTccataaagttataatattttgtacttaAGTAGTAGTTATGTTATCTAGCAGGCCGTAGAACTGCGAGATGGAAAGAGTGAAAGAATCATGGGTTAGAAGCCAAATGATTCGACAGCCAAAtttgggtttttaatttttttcctcagaaAAATATAGGAATTAATCTAACTCGGTTCCATGTGCTTGAGAGCACTGGCATTGCTAAGCCAATAATaccaatgaaaacaaaaatatgccTCATTTCACACAAAATCGTTGCATTGGATTAACTAAAGGGTGACAAGTGAAGCTTGCTTGGAGCTGCAATAAATCACaggagctttgctacacaacctccaccacactctgtacttttttaaattttttaaat containing:
- the LOC108987536 gene encoding protein LAZ1 homolog 2 isoform X1 translates to MASNFISAHEEIYREFYQPALIIAGCSVLVALILSIYLILQHLRSYTNPAEQKWIVAIVFMVPIYADESIISLLFPRLSLACDILRNCYEAFALYSFGSYLVACLGGESMVIELLENNSRKQLGKRLLEGADENHSVQQKSFRNFFFQPCILGKDLLVIIKFGLVQYMILKTVCAFLAFLLEIFGVYGDGEFKWFYGYPYMAVVLNFSQMWALYCLVKFYNVTHERLQSIKPLAKFISFKAIVFATWWQGVGIALLSAFGVLPKEVKVQAGLQNFLICIEMAIAAIAHVYVFSAEPYQFLPVSENGRVTTKTSKEALKLEKGPEEKPAMLERTETKVNAPGTSVTESVQDIVLEGGQHVVKDVVLTINQAIGPVEKGVTKIQERFHRKSVSSDGQEEESELEVEQHVDNNL
- the LOC108987536 gene encoding protein LAZ1 homolog 2 isoform X2 produces the protein MASNFISAHEEIYREFYQPALIIAGCSVLVALILSIYLILQHLRSYTNPAIISLLFPRLSLACDILRNCYEAFALYSFGSYLVACLGGESMVIELLENNSRKQLGKRLLEGADENHSVQQKSFRNFFFQPCILGKDLLVIIKFGLVQYMILKTVCAFLAFLLEIFGVYGDGEFKWFYGYPYMAVVLNFSQMWALYCLVKFYNVTHERLQSIKPLAKFISFKAIVFATWWQGVGIALLSAFGVLPKEVKVQAGLQNFLICIEMAIAAIAHVYVFSAEPYQFLPVSENGRVTTKTSKEALKLEKGPEEKPAMLERTETKVNAPGTSVTESVQDIVLEGGQHVVKDVVLTINQAIGPVEKGVTKIQERFHRKSVSSDGQEEESELEVEQHVDNNL